One Halobacterium zhouii genomic region harbors:
- a CDS encoding Hsp20/alpha crystallin family protein: MARGSSPFEEVERLFDRMGEMNRGSGLAVDLEDTGDAFVLTADLPGFDREDIDVELREGSLRISASRDESASHEDESYIHRERTKRSINRSVSLPEPVDKEETTATFKNGVLTVQLPKSRASEDATSIDIE, translated from the coding sequence ATGGCACGAGGAAGCAGTCCGTTCGAGGAAGTCGAACGATTGTTCGACCGCATGGGAGAGATGAACCGAGGGAGCGGGCTCGCCGTGGACCTGGAGGACACTGGCGACGCGTTCGTCCTCACCGCCGACCTGCCCGGATTCGACCGAGAGGACATCGACGTGGAACTCCGGGAAGGGTCGCTTCGCATCTCGGCCAGCCGGGACGAGAGCGCGTCCCACGAGGACGAGAGCTACATCCACCGCGAGCGAACGAAACGCTCCATCAACCGCAGCGTCTCGCTGCCGGAACCGGTGGACAAAGAGGAGACGACTGCGACGTTCAAGAACGGCGTGCTCACCGTCCAGCTACCGAAATCGAGGGCGAGCGAGGACGCGACGAGCATCGACATCGAGTGA
- the pheA gene encoding prephenate dehydratase, with protein MQMVTLGPSGTYSHRAARAVTDGDIAFTESVRGIVDAVADGRADRGVVPIENSIEGSVTETLDALAETDLAVLKEVVTPIQHALLAQQSGFDAVASHSQALAQCRRYLDEHHPDVDRRAVASTARGVELASENDRVAAIAHPDAGGDELNVLAEDVQDQTSNATRFFVVAPPEERSDAGGKSSFVVYPNANYPGLLLELLEPFADRGINLSRVESRPSGERLGDYLFHVDVAAGLYEDRTQAAIADVEALAENGWVRRLGSYDTAHVT; from the coding sequence ATGCAGATGGTCACGCTCGGACCCTCGGGCACGTACTCCCACCGCGCGGCGCGTGCCGTCACGGACGGCGACATCGCGTTCACGGAATCCGTGCGCGGCATCGTCGACGCCGTCGCCGACGGGCGCGCCGACCGCGGCGTCGTCCCCATCGAGAACAGCATCGAGGGGTCGGTAACAGAGACCCTCGACGCGCTCGCGGAGACCGACCTCGCCGTCCTGAAGGAAGTCGTCACCCCCATCCAGCACGCGCTGCTCGCCCAGCAGTCCGGGTTCGACGCCGTGGCGAGCCACTCCCAGGCGCTCGCGCAGTGCCGTCGCTACCTCGACGAACACCACCCGGACGTCGACCGGCGCGCCGTCGCGTCCACCGCGCGCGGCGTCGAACTCGCGAGCGAGAACGACCGCGTCGCCGCCATCGCGCACCCCGACGCCGGCGGCGACGAACTCAACGTGCTCGCCGAGGACGTCCAGGACCAGACGAGCAACGCCACGCGCTTCTTCGTCGTCGCACCCCCCGAGGAGCGCTCGGACGCCGGCGGGAAGTCCTCGTTCGTCGTCTACCCGAACGCCAACTACCCCGGACTCCTTCTCGAACTCCTGGAGCCGTTCGCGGACCGCGGCATCAACCTCTCCCGGGTCGAGTCCCGCCCCTCCGGTGAACGCCTCGGCGACTACCTCTTCCACGTCGACGTCGCCGCCGGCCTCTACGAGGACCGCACTCAGGCCGCCATCGCCGACGTCGAAGCCCTCGCGGAGAACGGCTGGGTCCGGCGACTCGGGTCGTACGACACAGCGCACGTCACGTAG
- a CDS encoding DUF2391 family protein, giving the protein MNDAPDASEDRGADVDDLLDQLQELQETVDSPDEQREVAEAMHLAAGLSSAGVLGEHIQKYTTRDVAEAFVGAVIFAVPLLVEDGVNQIAAHFVNTQVAGVPLFFLVNAAFVATMTYGLVYWADIQNVEKRKPLFGVLPRRLVGILTVAFGTAALMMVLWGRIDVQADPFVSVARVSVVWALAAFGAALGDILPGESEGENIADVVDEYT; this is encoded by the coding sequence ATGAACGACGCACCGGACGCGAGCGAGGACCGCGGCGCGGACGTCGACGACCTCCTCGACCAACTTCAGGAGCTCCAGGAAACGGTTGACAGCCCGGACGAACAACGAGAGGTCGCGGAGGCGATGCACCTCGCCGCCGGTCTCTCGAGCGCCGGCGTCCTCGGGGAGCACATCCAGAAGTACACCACCCGGGACGTCGCGGAGGCGTTCGTCGGCGCGGTCATCTTCGCCGTGCCCCTACTCGTAGAGGACGGCGTCAACCAGATCGCGGCGCACTTCGTGAACACGCAGGTCGCTGGCGTCCCGCTGTTCTTCCTCGTGAACGCGGCGTTCGTCGCGACGATGACGTACGGCCTGGTGTACTGGGCTGACATCCAGAACGTCGAGAAGCGAAAGCCGTTGTTCGGCGTGCTGCCGCGGCGGCTCGTCGGCATCCTCACCGTCGCGTTCGGCACCGCGGCGCTGATGATGGTGCTGTGGGGGCGCATCGACGTCCAGGCCGACCCGTTCGTCTCGGTGGCGCGCGTGAGCGTCGTCTGGGCACTCGCAGCGTTCGGGGCAGCGCTCGGCGACATCCTCCCCGGGGAGAGCGAGGGCGAGAACATCGCCGACGTCGTGGACGAGTACACGTAA
- the lpdA gene encoding dihydrolipoyl dehydrogenase — MVVGDVSTGTEVAVVGAGPGGYVAAIRAGQLGLDVTLVEKDAYGGTCLNYGCIPSKALISATDVAHEAGNAEEMGVYADPEVDVPEMLDWKDGVVDQLTGGVEKLCKANGVNLVEGRAEFAGSDKLRVVHDGDGQGSETIEYEHCIVATGSRAIEVPGFEYDGEHVLNSRQLLELEDLPESMVVVGAGYIGMELSTVLAKLGVDVTIIEMLDEVLAGYQDDLARPVKQHAEELGIDFHFGLAADSWEEDGDGVVVTAEDEDGETTEFETETVFVAVGRQPVLDTLNLEAIGLEPNDNGRLDTDDQARTDVDNVYAIGDVAPGPMLAHKASKEGEVAAEVIAGEPAALDYMAVPAAVFTDPEIATVGLTESEAEDQGFDPAVGKFPFNASGRALTTGHSDGFVRVVADDDSGFLLGAQIVGPEASELIAEFALAIEMGATLEDVAATIHTHPTLAEASMEAAEHALGHAIHTVNR; from the coding sequence ATGGTTGTCGGAGACGTATCCACTGGAACGGAAGTTGCGGTCGTCGGGGCCGGTCCCGGCGGCTACGTCGCGGCCATCCGCGCCGGTCAACTCGGCCTGGACGTGACGCTCGTCGAGAAGGACGCCTACGGTGGCACCTGCTTGAACTACGGCTGCATCCCCTCGAAGGCGCTCATCTCGGCGACGGACGTCGCCCACGAGGCGGGCAACGCCGAGGAGATGGGCGTGTACGCCGACCCCGAGGTCGACGTGCCGGAGATGCTCGACTGGAAGGACGGCGTCGTCGACCAACTGACGGGCGGCGTCGAGAAGCTCTGCAAGGCCAACGGCGTGAATCTCGTCGAGGGCCGAGCGGAGTTCGCGGGCAGCGACAAACTCCGCGTCGTCCACGACGGCGACGGCCAGGGCTCGGAGACCATCGAGTACGAGCACTGCATCGTCGCCACCGGCTCCCGGGCCATCGAGGTGCCGGGCTTCGAGTACGACGGCGAGCACGTCCTGAACTCCCGGCAGTTGCTCGAACTCGAAGACCTTCCGGAGTCGATGGTTGTCGTCGGCGCGGGCTACATCGGGATGGAGCTCTCGACCGTGCTCGCGAAACTCGGCGTCGACGTGACGATCATCGAGATGCTCGACGAGGTGCTCGCGGGCTACCAGGACGACCTCGCGCGCCCCGTCAAACAGCACGCCGAGGAACTCGGCATCGACTTCCACTTCGGCCTCGCGGCTGACTCCTGGGAGGAGGACGGCGACGGCGTCGTCGTCACCGCCGAGGACGAGGACGGCGAGACCACGGAGTTCGAGACGGAGACGGTGTTCGTCGCGGTCGGCCGTCAACCCGTGCTCGACACGCTGAACCTCGAGGCCATCGGTCTCGAACCGAACGATAATGGTCGCCTCGACACGGACGACCAGGCGCGCACGGACGTCGACAACGTCTACGCCATCGGTGACGTCGCGCCCGGCCCGATGCTCGCGCACAAGGCCAGCAAGGAGGGGGAGGTCGCCGCGGAAGTTATCGCGGGCGAACCCGCCGCGCTCGACTACATGGCGGTGCCCGCAGCGGTGTTCACCGACCCCGAGATCGCGACCGTCGGCCTCACCGAGAGCGAGGCCGAAGACCAGGGCTTCGACCCCGCAGTCGGGAAGTTCCCGTTCAACGCCAGCGGCCGCGCGCTCACCACCGGCCACTCTGACGGGTTCGTGCGCGTCGTCGCGGACGACGACAGCGGCTTCCTGCTCGGCGCGCAGATCGTCGGCCCGGAAGCGAGCGAACTCATCGCGGAGTTCGCGCTCGCCATCGAGATGGGAGCCACGCTGGAGGACGTCGCCGCCACCATCCACACGCACCCGACGCTCGCGGAAGCCTCGATGGAAGCCGCCGAGCACGCGCTCGGCCACGCCATCCACACCGTCAACCGGTAG
- a CDS encoding dihydrolipoamide acetyltransferase family protein, translating to MPREFKLPDVGEGVAEGELVRWLVEEGDAVSEDQPVAEVETDKAQVEVPSPVNGSVQTLHWSEGDVVPVGDVFVTFAVEGEADEGGDSAEADDAAAADEEEATAADDGAESATEESGGRTFAPPSVRRLARELDVDLDSVEGTGPSGRVTEGDVRAAAEGGSDADAAESTTTEPESTVEPADSGGSEAGSAAPTGGSQQSGAGAQQPAGRDRTLAAPATRGVAKKLDIDIDDVPEVEQRDGEAFVTAEAVQQYAEGGQAAQAAGEQAPGRQYAEGGETTEPYRGIRRTIGEQMAESKYTAPHVTHHDTTTIDSLVETRAKLKERAAEQDVKLTYMPFVMKAIVAALRDFPILNSELREEEEEVAVKHDYNIGIAVATDAGLMVPVVKHVDQKSILQIASEVNELAAKARDRSISREEMQGGTFTVTNFGAIGGEYATPIINYPETAILGLGAIDERPVAEDGEVRAAQTLPLSLSIDHRVIDGAEAAQFTNRVMEYLSDPELLLLE from the coding sequence ATGCCACGCGAATTCAAACTTCCAGACGTCGGCGAGGGTGTCGCAGAGGGCGAACTCGTGCGCTGGCTGGTCGAGGAAGGAGACGCGGTCTCCGAGGACCAGCCGGTCGCCGAGGTCGAGACTGACAAGGCCCAGGTCGAGGTTCCGTCCCCCGTAAACGGCTCCGTGCAGACGCTCCACTGGAGCGAGGGCGACGTCGTCCCCGTCGGGGACGTGTTCGTCACGTTCGCGGTGGAGGGCGAGGCCGACGAGGGCGGCGACAGTGCCGAAGCAGACGATGCCGCCGCGGCTGACGAGGAGGAAGCGACGGCAGCCGACGACGGCGCCGAGTCCGCCACCGAAGAGAGCGGCGGGCGGACGTTCGCGCCGCCGAGCGTGCGGCGACTCGCGCGCGAACTCGACGTCGACCTCGATTCGGTCGAAGGGACGGGGCCATCGGGTCGCGTCACCGAGGGCGACGTGCGCGCCGCCGCAGAGGGCGGTTCGGACGCGGACGCCGCCGAGTCGACGACCACCGAACCCGAGTCGACCGTCGAACCAGCCGATTCGGGCGGTTCCGAAGCCGGCAGCGCGGCGCCGACCGGTGGATCGCAGCAGAGCGGCGCTGGCGCCCAGCAACCCGCTGGCCGCGACCGGACGCTCGCGGCGCCCGCGACGCGCGGAGTCGCGAAGAAACTCGACATCGACATCGACGACGTCCCCGAGGTCGAGCAACGCGACGGTGAGGCGTTCGTCACCGCGGAAGCCGTCCAGCAGTACGCCGAGGGCGGGCAGGCCGCGCAGGCCGCGGGCGAGCAGGCCCCCGGTCGGCAGTACGCCGAAGGCGGCGAGACCACCGAGCCGTACCGCGGTATCCGGCGCACCATCGGCGAGCAGATGGCCGAGTCGAAGTACACCGCACCCCACGTCACGCACCACGACACGACGACCATCGACTCGCTCGTGGAGACGCGCGCGAAACTCAAGGAGCGCGCCGCCGAGCAGGACGTGAAACTCACGTACATGCCGTTCGTGATGAAGGCCATCGTCGCCGCGCTCAGGGACTTCCCGATCCTGAACTCCGAACTCCGCGAGGAGGAAGAAGAGGTTGCCGTCAAGCACGACTACAACATCGGCATCGCGGTGGCGACCGACGCCGGCCTGATGGTGCCGGTCGTGAAACACGTCGACCAGAAGTCCATCCTCCAGATCGCCTCCGAGGTGAACGAACTCGCGGCGAAGGCCCGCGACCGCTCGATCTCCCGCGAGGAGATGCAGGGCGGCACGTTCACGGTGACGAACTTCGGCGCCATCGGCGGCGAGTACGCCACCCCGATCATCAACTACCCGGAGACCGCGATTCTGGGACTCGGCGCCATCGACGAGCGGCCGGTCGCCGAGGACGGCGAGGTGCGGGCGGCCCAGACGCTGCCGCTGTCGCTGTCCATCGACCACCGCGTCATCGACGGTGCTGAGGCCGCGCAGTTCACGAACCGCGTCATGGAGTATCTCAGCGACCCCGAACTACTGCTACTCGAATAA
- a CDS encoding alpha-ketoacid dehydrogenase subunit beta, which translates to MSENLTLVQAVRDGLHDEMAEDDDVLVMGQDVGKNGGVFRATEGLYDEYGADRVIDTPLAESGIIGTAVGMAAYGLKPVSEIQFSGFMYPGFDQIVSHMSRLRTRSRGRYTCPMVLRAPMGGGIRAPEHHSESKEAFYVHEAGLKVAMPSTPYDAKGMLISAIRDPDPVIFLEPKKIYRAFREEVPDDPYEVELGEAAVRREGTDVSVFTWGAMTRPTIEAAENLEGDVDVEVVDLRSLSPLDFDTVVESFKKTGRAAIVHEAPKTGGIGAEIAATIQEEALLYQEAPVERITGFDTPFPLAGLEDYYLPEPERIGAGIRDAFEF; encoded by the coding sequence ATGAGCGAAAATCTCACTCTGGTGCAGGCGGTACGGGACGGCCTCCACGACGAGATGGCCGAAGACGACGACGTGCTCGTGATGGGGCAGGACGTCGGGAAGAACGGCGGCGTGTTCCGCGCCACCGAGGGACTGTACGACGAGTACGGTGCCGACCGCGTCATCGACACGCCGCTGGCCGAGTCCGGCATCATCGGCACCGCGGTCGGGATGGCCGCGTACGGACTGAAGCCGGTGTCGGAGATCCAGTTCTCCGGGTTCATGTACCCCGGCTTCGACCAGATCGTGAGCCACATGTCGCGGCTCCGCACCCGGAGTCGCGGCCGGTACACGTGCCCGATGGTGCTTCGCGCGCCGATGGGCGGCGGTATCCGCGCGCCCGAACACCACTCGGAGTCCAAGGAAGCGTTCTACGTGCACGAGGCCGGCCTGAAGGTCGCGATGCCGAGCACGCCCTACGACGCGAAGGGGATGCTCATTTCGGCCATCCGCGACCCGGACCCGGTAATTTTTCTGGAGCCGAAGAAGATCTACCGCGCGTTCCGCGAGGAGGTGCCCGACGACCCCTACGAGGTGGAACTCGGCGAGGCGGCAGTGCGCCGCGAGGGCACCGACGTCTCCGTGTTCACGTGGGGTGCGATGACGCGCCCGACCATCGAGGCGGCGGAGAACCTGGAGGGCGACGTCGACGTGGAGGTCGTCGACCTGCGCTCGCTCAGTCCGCTCGACTTCGACACCGTCGTCGAGTCGTTCAAGAAGACGGGCCGCGCGGCGATCGTCCACGAGGCCCCGAAGACGGGCGGCATCGGCGCGGAAATCGCGGCCACCATCCAGGAGGAGGCGCTGCTCTACCAGGAGGCGCCCGTCGAGCGCATCACGGGCTTCGACACGCCGTTCCCGCTGGCCGGACTGGAGGACTACTACCTGCCGGAGCCCGAGCGCATCGGGGCCGGCATCCGAGACGCGTTCGAGTTCTGA
- the pdhA gene encoding pyruvate dehydrogenase (acetyl-transferring) E1 component subunit alpha, with product MVRVIDEDGELVDGAEVPDLTDEEFVEMYRHMKLARHFDERAVSLQRQGRVGTYPPLSGQEGAQIGSAMALGDDDWMVPSYREHGAALVRGLPLKQTLLYWMGHEDGNLIPEDVNLFTVAVPIASQIPHATGLAWASKLKQEEDKAFLCYFGDGATSEGDFHEGMNFAGVFDTPNVFFCNNNQWAISVPRERQTASETIAQKATAYGFEGVQVDGMDPLAVYKVTKEAVEKAKDDESDDLRPTLIEAVQYRFGAHTTADDPSVYRDDEEVEKWRAKDPLPRMEKFLKNTGRADEDDIADIESEVEEMVSDAIEAAEEMPEPDPEEMFLNVYAEMPKRLEQQLEYFRSIREEFGDDALLED from the coding sequence ATGGTCCGAGTCATCGACGAAGACGGCGAGCTCGTCGACGGAGCCGAGGTGCCGGACCTCACCGACGAGGAGTTCGTCGAGATGTACCGGCACATGAAACTCGCGCGGCACTTCGACGAGCGGGCCGTGAGCCTCCAGCGGCAGGGCCGCGTCGGGACGTACCCGCCGCTGTCCGGCCAAGAAGGCGCCCAGATCGGCTCTGCGATGGCGCTGGGCGACGACGACTGGATGGTGCCGAGTTACCGCGAGCACGGCGCCGCGCTGGTGCGTGGCCTCCCGCTCAAGCAGACCCTGCTGTACTGGATGGGCCACGAGGACGGGAACCTGATTCCCGAGGACGTGAACCTGTTCACCGTCGCGGTACCGATCGCGAGCCAGATCCCGCACGCGACCGGCCTCGCGTGGGCGTCGAAGCTCAAGCAGGAAGAAGACAAAGCGTTCCTCTGTTACTTCGGGGACGGTGCGACCTCCGAGGGCGACTTCCACGAAGGGATGAACTTCGCGGGCGTCTTCGACACGCCGAACGTCTTCTTCTGTAACAACAACCAGTGGGCGATATCGGTCCCGCGGGAGCGACAGACCGCGAGCGAGACCATCGCCCAGAAGGCCACCGCGTACGGCTTCGAGGGCGTGCAGGTCGACGGGATGGACCCGCTCGCCGTGTACAAGGTGACGAAGGAAGCCGTCGAGAAGGCCAAGGACGACGAGAGCGACGACCTGCGACCGACGCTCATCGAGGCGGTGCAGTACCGCTTCGGCGCGCACACCACCGCGGACGACCCCTCCGTCTATCGGGACGACGAGGAGGTCGAGAAGTGGCGAGCGAAGGACCCGCTCCCGCGCATGGAGAAGTTCCTGAAGAACACGGGTCGCGCGGACGAGGACGACATCGCGGATATCGAATCGGAGGTCGAGGAGATGGTCTCCGACGCCATCGAGGCGGCCGAGGAGATGCCGGAACCCGACCCCGAGGAGATGTTCCTGAACGTGTACGCGGAGATGCCAAAACGCCTCGAACAGCAACTCGAGTACTTCCGGTCCATCCGCGAAGAGTTCGGCGACGACGCGCTACTGGAGGACTAA
- the lipA gene encoding lipoyl synthase: MSGRRKPDWLKMRPPSGERFADIKNTLRDHDLHTVCEEASCPNMGECWSGENGPGTATFMLMGDRCSRGCNFCDVETGGMDALDPEEPANVADAVAEIGLDYVVLTSVDRDDLPDQGAAHFAQTIREIKDRHPGILVEVLIPDFQGEEELVQEIIDADPDVIAHNIETVERRQFPVRDRRAGYEQSLSVLDYVDRESDVYTKTSLMLGVGEYDHEVYQTLSDLREVGTDVVTLGQYLQPSRSHLDVESYVHPQKFETWRRVAEEEFDFLYCASGAMVRSSYRAGELFVDAVLRDEKSVEEAREDARRAASD; encoded by the coding sequence ATGAGCGGTCGACGCAAGCCGGACTGGCTGAAGATGCGGCCGCCGTCCGGCGAGCGATTCGCGGACATCAAGAACACGCTCCGAGACCACGACCTCCACACGGTCTGCGAGGAGGCGTCCTGCCCCAACATGGGGGAGTGCTGGAGCGGGGAGAACGGCCCGGGCACGGCGACGTTCATGTTGATGGGCGACCGGTGCTCCCGTGGCTGTAACTTCTGTGACGTGGAGACCGGCGGGATGGACGCCCTCGACCCCGAGGAACCCGCGAACGTCGCGGACGCCGTCGCAGAGATCGGCCTGGACTACGTCGTGCTCACGTCCGTGGACCGCGACGACCTGCCGGACCAGGGCGCAGCGCACTTCGCGCAGACCATCCGGGAGATAAAGGACCGACATCCCGGCATCCTCGTGGAGGTGCTGATTCCGGACTTCCAGGGCGAGGAGGAACTCGTCCAGGAGATCATCGACGCGGACCCGGACGTCATCGCACACAACATCGAAACCGTCGAGCGCCGCCAGTTCCCGGTGCGGGACCGGCGCGCGGGCTACGAGCAGTCCCTCTCCGTGCTGGATTACGTGGACCGCGAGTCGGACGTGTACACGAAGACGAGCCTGATGTTGGGCGTCGGCGAGTACGACCACGAGGTGTACCAGACGCTCTCGGACCTCCGCGAGGTGGGGACGGACGTCGTCACGCTCGGCCAGTACCTCCAGCCGTCGCGCTCGCATCTCGACGTCGAGTCGTACGTCCACCCCCAGAAGTTCGAGACGTGGCGACGCGTGGCCGAGGAGGAGTTCGACTTCCTCTACTGCGCGTCGGGCGCGATGGTGCGGTCGTCGTACCGCGCTGGGGAACTGTTCGTCGACGCCGTGCTTCGCGACGAGAAGAGCGTGGAAGAGGCGCGCGAGGACGCCCGGAGAGCGGCCTCGGACTGA
- a CDS encoding MATE family efflux transporter, with the protein MFDVSSEEITDGRLSRALLVLATPLVAQQIVVALGAVVDIFWLGRLNEAAVAAVGLVTPVYALIAIPVIAAHIGGQIIASQSVGAEDHDRATRAPVHAVLLGLAFAIPLIALTILLAPTVVSLLGATGDVYPYAVTYLSTYAFTFVGMAISDSLEGGFVGWGDSGTAFALNATNILVNAVLDPFLIFGYGPFPEWGVFGAAMASVVAITVSALLAAAIAVSGRRKFSLSWDALDVRRSLFRDVIEVGGPIGLQNVGRQAARLGMVAIISIAGSTAALAAYNVGAQLATLAFVPAAGLGSASTTVVGQNLGAERPDRARRATWLSVAIAVVFLLALGAVQWALPTAIVSVFAPTFEGDALAFTVDYLQILALGYWALGAIYTLESGFNGASKTDVSMYATLVQYWGVRLPIAALGVFVLDYGVLAAFWGVTLSNIAAAVGLAIYFYHSTDDGMLERAAESASADAAD; encoded by the coding sequence ATGTTTGACGTTTCATCAGAGGAGATCACGGACGGACGGCTATCCCGGGCGTTGCTCGTGCTCGCCACACCGCTCGTCGCACAGCAGATTGTCGTCGCGCTCGGCGCCGTCGTCGACATCTTCTGGCTTGGCCGCCTCAACGAGGCCGCCGTCGCCGCCGTCGGCCTCGTCACCCCGGTGTACGCGCTCATCGCGATTCCCGTCATCGCCGCGCACATCGGTGGTCAGATCATCGCGTCCCAGAGCGTCGGCGCGGAGGACCACGACCGGGCCACCCGCGCGCCGGTCCACGCGGTGCTGCTCGGCCTCGCGTTCGCGATTCCTCTCATCGCGCTCACCATCCTCCTAGCGCCGACCGTCGTCTCCCTTCTCGGCGCCACCGGCGACGTCTACCCGTACGCCGTCACCTACCTCTCGACGTACGCGTTCACGTTCGTCGGGATGGCCATCAGCGACAGTCTCGAGGGCGGATTCGTCGGCTGGGGGGACTCCGGCACCGCGTTCGCGCTCAACGCCACGAACATCCTCGTGAACGCCGTCCTCGACCCGTTCCTCATCTTCGGCTACGGCCCGTTCCCGGAGTGGGGCGTGTTCGGCGCGGCGATGGCGAGCGTCGTCGCCATCACGGTCAGCGCGTTGCTCGCCGCCGCCATCGCCGTCAGCGGTCGCCGGAAGTTCTCGCTCTCGTGGGACGCCCTCGACGTCCGCCGGTCGCTCTTCCGTGACGTCATCGAGGTCGGCGGCCCCATTGGACTCCAGAACGTCGGTCGGCAGGCCGCGCGCCTCGGCATGGTCGCTATCATCTCCATCGCCGGGTCGACCGCTGCGCTCGCCGCGTACAACGTCGGCGCGCAGTTAGCGACACTTGCGTTCGTTCCCGCGGCCGGACTCGGTAGCGCCTCGACCACCGTCGTCGGCCAGAACCTCGGAGCGGAGCGCCCCGACCGAGCGCGCCGCGCGACCTGGCTCAGCGTCGCCATCGCCGTCGTCTTCCTGCTCGCACTCGGCGCGGTGCAGTGGGCGCTCCCTACCGCCATCGTGTCGGTGTTTGCGCCCACCTTCGAGGGCGACGCGCTCGCGTTCACCGTCGACTACCTCCAGATTCTCGCGCTCGGCTACTGGGCGCTCGGCGCCATCTACACGCTCGAATCCGGGTTCAACGGCGCGAGCAAAACGGACGTCAGCATGTACGCGACGCTCGTCCAGTACTGGGGCGTGCGCCTCCCCATCGCCGCGCTCGGTGTGTTCGTCCTCGACTACGGCGTGCTCGCGGCGTTCTGGGGTGTCACCCTCTCGAACATCGCCGCAGCGGTCGGTCTCGCCATCTACTTCTATCACTCCACGGACGACGGGATGCTCGAACGCGCGGCAGAATCTGCCTCGGCTGACGCAGCGGACTGA